A window of the Zootoca vivipara chromosome 14, rZooViv1.1, whole genome shotgun sequence genome harbors these coding sequences:
- the PDIA2 gene encoding protein disulfide-isomerase A2 yields the protein MGCLPRLLLAVGLAVALVQPLGAQEGRNQAEEEEEREDEGVLVLNQSNFAQALQKHKLLLVEFYAPWSGHCQALAPEYAKAAALLKEEGSALRLAKVDGEQEKELSAEFGVSRFPVLKLFRDGNRTHPADFTGQRDAEGIVKWLKRKAGPSAVLLENVSQAAAFLDANVVAVVGFFPDLQDEDVRLFYDVASDAPDVAFALTNRSELFEKFNVTHPGTVALFRKHDESREDFLVDEELGLDGAELAQFILAQSLELVMEFTSQNSSRIFGAKIPNHLLLFINKTQDSHLELLSSFRDAAPPFRGQVLFVLADVNGEGAQILHFFGLKSHEAPAIRFINIESNRKYLLGADGSLTAPAIHAFCQEAMEGKVQPHLMSEEIPEDWDKAPVKTLVGRNFEQVAFDESKSVFVKFYAPWCPHSKAMAPAWAELGEKYKDREDVLIAEMDATANEVAEIPIRAYPTLYYFPAGQGKKMIEYRSTRELESFSAFLENGGEVPPQDDPKAAETPEEPQENRTSPPGSPEPRDEL from the exons ATGGGCTGCCTCCCGAGACTCCTGCTGGCCGTGGGGCTGGCGGTGGCTTTAGTGCAGCCTTTGGGGGCTCAGGAgggcaggaaccaggcagaggaagaggaggaacggGAGGACGAGGGGGTCTTGGTGCTCAACCAGAGCAACTTTGCACAAGCCCTGCAGAAGCACAAACTGCTCCTGGTGGAGTTCT ATGCCCCCTGGAGCGGGCACTGCCAGGCTCTGGCCCCGGAGTATGCCAAGGCCGCTGCCCTGCTGAAGGAGGAGGGCTCTGCGCTGAGGCTGGCCAAGGTGGACGGGGAGCAGGAGAAGGAGCTGAGCGCGGAGTTCGGAGTCAGCAGGTTCCCCGTCCTCAAGCTGTTCAGAGATGGCAACCGCACTCACCCGGCAGACTTCACAG GCCAGCGAGACGCCGAGGGAATCGTGAAGTGGCTGAAACGGAAAGCTGGGCCCAGTGCGGTGCTGCTGGAGAATGTCAGCCAGGCGGCTGCTTTCCTGGATGCCAACGTGGTGGCGGTGGTCGGATTCTTCCCC GACCTGCAGGATGAAGACGTGCGCCTCTTCTACGATGTGGCCAGCGATGCTCCAGACGTTGCCTTTGCACTCACCAACCGCTCGGAGCTCTTTGAGAAGTTCAACGTGACCCACCCTGGCACCGTCGCTCTCTTCCGGAAG CATGATGAGTCCCGGGAAGACTTCTTGGTGGATGAAGAGCTGGGCCTGGACGGGGCGGAGCTGGCACAATTCATCCTGGCACAGAGTCTGGAGCTGGTGATGGAGTTTACGAGCCAG AACTCCTCCAGGATATTTGGGGCAAAGATCCCAAACCACCTGCTGCTCTTCATCAACAAGACACAGGACTCTCACCTGGAGCTCCTGAGCAGCTTCCGAGATGCTGCCCCTCCCTTCCGGGGACAG GTGCTTTTTGTGCTGGCCGACGTCAACGGGGAAGGAGCCCAGATCCTGCACTTCTTTGGCCTCAAGAGCCACGAGGCTCCCGCCATCCGCTTCATCAACATCGAGAGCAACAGGAAATACCTCTTGGGGGCAGACGGATCCCTCACGGCTCCTGCCATCCATGCCTTCTGCCAGGAGGCGATGGAGGGCAAAGTCCAG CCACACCTGATGAGCGAGGAGATTCCAGAGGACTGGGATAAGGCACCCGTCAAGACCCTGGTGGGCAGAAACTTTGAGCAAGTGGCGTTTGACGAGAGCAAGAGCGTCTTTGTGAAGTTCT ATGCCCCCTGGTGCCCCCACTCCAAGGCGATGGCGCCTGCCTGGGCAGAGCTGGGCGAGAAATATAAAGACCGCGAGGATGTCCTCATCGCCGAGATGGACGCCACGGCCAACGAGGTAGCAGAGATCCCTATCCGAGCCTACCCAACGCTGTACTACTTCCCTGCAGGGCAGGGCAAGAAG ATGATCGAGTACCGGAGCACCAGAGAGCTGGAATCCTTCTCGGCGTTCTTGGAGAACGGGGGTGAGGTCCCTCCCCAGGACGACCCCAAG GCTGCTGAGACCCCCGAGGAACCCCAGGAGAATCGAACGAGCCCACCCGGCTCCCCAGAACCAAGAGACGAGCTGTAG